A region of Nocardioides alkalitolerans DNA encodes the following proteins:
- a CDS encoding flavodoxin family protein has protein sequence MSTLLVVHHSPTGSVRALTDAVLAGAGDDALEGVAVREVPALEATAADVLGADGIVLGTSANFGYMSGALKHFFDSTFLEIGGSLDAGGSAGPSTSTDGTRGGTGRLPFGLYVHGRYDTEGAVRSVLAIVGALPWRQSADVLSVIGAVGDPEEAAAYELGGTIAALTTA, from the coding sequence ATGTCCACGCTGCTCGTCGTCCACCACTCCCCCACCGGCTCCGTACGAGCGCTCACCGACGCGGTCCTCGCGGGTGCGGGTGACGACGCGCTCGAGGGCGTCGCGGTGCGGGAGGTGCCCGCGTTGGAGGCGACGGCCGCCGACGTCCTGGGCGCTGACGGCATCGTGCTGGGCACGAGCGCCAACTTCGGCTACATGAGCGGCGCGCTCAAGCACTTCTTCGACAGCACGTTCCTCGAGATCGGAGGTTCCCTCGACGCGGGCGGCTCCGCCGGGCCCAGCACGAGCACCGACGGCACCCGGGGAGGCACCGGCCGCCTGCCCTTCGGCCTCTACGTCCACGGCCGCTACGACACCGAGGGCGCCGTGCGCTCGGTGCTCGCGATCGTCGGCGCACTGCCGTGGCGGCAGTCGGCCGACGTGCTCAGCGTGATCGGCGCCGTGGGCGACCCTGAGGAGGCGGCGGCCTACGAGCTGGGCGGTACGATCGCCGCGCTGACCACCGCCTGA